The Algoriphagus sp. TR-M9 genome has a window encoding:
- a CDS encoding cellulase family glycosylhydrolase, translating into MNNRFKAILLLFLCSTFFFSCGEDEEAEPITLSLSEEILNFNAEGGSQTFSITSNSSWTIETSVLNAEVTPRSGTGNGEVTVTLGLNDIETSITFYVEVKAGSIQKEVAVVQEPAEPQFPDYYIPADQTGMRDVPNLELAMDMGYGWNLGNTLEAIGGETAWGNPKATQELIDAVKAAGFNSVRIPVAWSKFSNPATFEIDPAWMARVTEVVDYVIANDMYALLNIHWDEGWMQPTYAQQDYVNDRLEKMWIQIALNFRDYEDHLLFAGTNEVMVEGDYGTPIPEYYQVQNSFNQTFVDAVRSTGGRNSYRNLVVQTFNTNIDHGVNFFELPEDKTAGRLMVEAHYYDPYEFALQENETITQWGENATDPSRKANWGDEAHADAQFMKMKTNFVDKGIPVLMGEYGAVLKKAGEHHEYLKDYLKYITESMGRHGLVPFYWDNGYAGDYGFALFDRQSGEQIHPDLIKAVTGQ; encoded by the coding sequence ATGAATAACCGATTTAAGGCAATATTACTCCTCTTTTTGTGCAGCACGTTTTTTTTCTCCTGCGGAGAAGATGAAGAAGCAGAACCAATAACCCTATCCCTTTCCGAGGAAATTTTAAATTTCAATGCTGAAGGGGGATCGCAGACTTTTTCGATTACCAGCAATTCTTCTTGGACAATTGAAACTTCAGTTCTAAACGCCGAGGTTACTCCCCGGTCCGGAACTGGAAATGGAGAAGTTACTGTAACGCTGGGCTTAAATGATATAGAAACCTCAATTACTTTTTATGTGGAAGTAAAGGCGGGAAGTATACAGAAAGAGGTGGCTGTGGTTCAGGAACCGGCTGAGCCTCAGTTTCCGGATTATTACATACCGGCTGATCAAACAGGGATGAGGGATGTCCCAAATCTGGAGCTGGCCATGGACATGGGCTATGGTTGGAATCTCGGCAACACACTGGAAGCGATAGGAGGAGAGACCGCCTGGGGGAATCCCAAAGCGACCCAAGAGCTAATCGATGCCGTGAAGGCCGCTGGGTTCAATTCAGTGAGGATACCGGTAGCATGGAGCAAATTTTCTAATCCAGCCACGTTCGAAATAGACCCAGCGTGGATGGCCCGGGTGACCGAGGTGGTAGATTATGTGATAGCAAATGACATGTACGCTCTGCTGAATATTCACTGGGATGAGGGCTGGATGCAGCCTACTTATGCTCAGCAGGACTATGTAAATGACAGGTTGGAAAAAATGTGGATTCAGATTGCCTTAAATTTCCGGGACTATGAGGATCATTTGCTCTTTGCAGGAACTAACGAAGTCATGGTAGAGGGGGATTACGGTACGCCCATACCGGAATATTATCAGGTTCAGAATTCCTTTAACCAGACATTCGTAGATGCGGTGAGGTCCACTGGTGGAAGAAATTCCTACAGAAATCTAGTGGTTCAAACCTTCAATACCAACATAGATCATGGGGTCAATTTTTTTGAATTGCCCGAGGACAAAACAGCGGGGCGATTGATGGTAGAAGCACATTATTACGATCCTTATGAATTTGCACTTCAGGAAAATGAAACCATCACCCAGTGGGGTGAAAATGCCACTGATCCTTCCAGAAAAGCAAATTGGGGCGATGAAGCCCATGCAGATGCTCAATTTATGAAAATGAAAACCAATTTCGTGGATAAGGGGATTCCAGTGCTGATGGGAGAGTATGGCGCAGTACTAAAGAAAGCCGGGGAGCACCATGAGTATCTGAAGGATTATTTGAAATACATTACAGAAAGCATGGGAAGGCATGGTCTGGTCCCTTTTTACTGGGACAACGGCTACGCGGGAGATTACGGTTTTGCACTATTTGATAGGCAAAGCGGGGAGCAGATTCATCCGGATCTGATCAAAGCAGTTACAGGGCAATAA
- a CDS encoding multidrug effflux MFS transporter, with translation MEKRYTKTEYFKIVLVLGALCTISPFSIDMYLPGFPEMAETLNTPISNIQLSLTAYLAGIAIGQLFYGPLLDRFGRKKPLYGGLALYILASIGCALSQSVENLILMRFIQAIGGCAGMVSAQAIVRDIFPVKKTAQAMSLLVLVIAVSPMIAPALGGFVTAAYDWHWVFIILAALTAIIWIATVVVLPAGALPDREVSLKPKQVWNSYLKVLENRQFLVYMLVGGIAGAAPFAYIASSADVFMNLYGLSEHQFGWIFGILAFAMIGSTQLNHILLRKFSSQQIINFSLHYQVTVGLLLVIGVYFDWFNVFTLIALMFVFLTAHGLNGPNTTALSMAPFSRNAGSASAMLGSMRMAIGGIVTAVVSLFHASSAFPMVIGMAICALGGFVVLKMDQLTPGTISKQREHTALST, from the coding sequence ATGGAAAAGAGATATACCAAAACTGAATACTTTAAAATCGTCCTTGTGCTGGGTGCTCTGTGTACGATTTCTCCGTTTTCTATAGACATGTATCTTCCGGGGTTCCCAGAAATGGCCGAAACCCTGAACACGCCTATTTCCAATATCCAGCTTTCATTGACCGCTTACCTGGCAGGGATTGCTATTGGTCAGCTTTTTTACGGCCCTTTGTTGGATAGATTCGGTAGAAAAAAGCCACTTTATGGAGGCTTGGCACTGTATATTCTGGCTTCCATTGGCTGTGCCCTTTCTCAATCTGTAGAAAATCTGATCCTCATGCGATTCATTCAGGCCATAGGTGGATGTGCCGGCATGGTGTCCGCACAGGCGATAGTGCGGGATATTTTCCCCGTGAAAAAAACTGCTCAAGCCATGTCACTACTGGTTTTGGTGATCGCTGTTTCGCCCATGATCGCGCCGGCTTTGGGAGGATTTGTGACTGCCGCCTATGACTGGCACTGGGTGTTTATCATATTGGCAGCTCTGACGGCCATCATCTGGATAGCCACTGTAGTGGTGCTACCAGCCGGAGCTTTACCAGATCGGGAGGTTTCTTTGAAGCCAAAGCAAGTCTGGAACAGCTACCTAAAAGTTCTTGAAAACCGTCAGTTTTTGGTCTACATGCTCGTGGGCGGTATAGCCGGAGCGGCTCCTTTTGCGTACATCGCCAGTTCGGCAGACGTATTCATGAATCTCTATGGGCTTTCCGAACATCAATTTGGATGGATTTTCGGGATTTTGGCATTTGCCATGATTGGTTCTACGCAGTTGAACCATATTTTACTTCGCAAATTCAGCAGCCAGCAAATCATTAATTTCTCCTTGCACTATCAGGTAACTGTAGGTTTGCTCTTAGTGATAGGTGTCTATTTCGACTGGTTCAATGTATTTACACTGATCGCTCTGATGTTTGTATTTCTGACCGCACATGGACTGAACGGCCCAAATACAACGGCTCTTTCCATGGCTCCATTTTCGAGAAATGCTGGATCTGCTTCAGCGATGCTTGGCAGTATGCGCATGGCGATAGGCGGGATAGTGACGGCGGTAGTCAGTCTGTTTCACGCCAGTTCGGCTTTCCCTATGGTCATAGGAATGGCAATATGTGCATTGGGCGGATTTGTAGTTTTAAAAATGGATCAGCTAACCCCAGGCACCATCAGCAAACAAAGGGAACACACTGCCCTCTCAACCTAA
- a CDS encoding arylsulfatase — protein MQRSIFTLLLFVSASLCFAQQNQKKPNIILIITDDQGYGDLGSTGNPHINTPTLDAFAAESVRFTNFYVSPVCAPTRASLMTGRYSLRTGVRDTYNGGAMMASSEITIAELLKSKDYTTGLFGKWHLGDNYPMRPSDQGFDESVMHLSGGMGQVGDITTYYQGDRSYFDPVLWHNNQQERYEGYCSDIFAEEAINFIEKNKDKPFFTYLAFNAPHTPLQVPDEYYQKYKDIDPSAGFDEDGKPFYPMSENDKEDARKVYAMVENIDDNLKKLFQKLVELEIEDNTIVIFMTDNGPQQQRYVDGLKGKKGSTFQGGIRAPFFIRYPDGFAGNQEINALSAHLDVLPTLADLVGFEVPQDRRIDGQSLLPYITGEKENAGNKSYFAYWNRKYPELYENISIQKGGWKLVGNTGHNSDIEAFELYDLSRDPYEENNLSASNSAKALELKSELDEIYQELINEENLITPPLIQVGNKAENPIILNRNDASGERGIWAQEDIFGYWKVAIEPGLYDIKFKFVKPVPSKGKMTLETGNRANIEIDQSTQPVDILVMKGVKLDKIEGELLPFYTVEGKRYFPFWVELEKIE, from the coding sequence ATGCAACGCTCCATTTTCACATTACTACTTTTTGTATCTGCCAGTCTTTGCTTTGCGCAGCAAAATCAGAAAAAGCCAAACATCATCCTCATCATCACCGATGATCAAGGCTATGGAGATCTGGGCTCCACAGGGAATCCGCATATTAACACGCCTACTCTCGATGCCTTCGCTGCAGAAAGCGTGCGATTCACCAATTTCTATGTGTCTCCCGTTTGCGCTCCTACGCGTGCAAGCTTGATGACAGGGCGATATTCCTTACGAACTGGCGTACGAGACACCTACAATGGCGGAGCAATGATGGCAAGCAGTGAAATCACAATTGCTGAACTTTTAAAATCTAAAGATTATACGACTGGGTTATTTGGAAAATGGCATTTGGGAGACAATTACCCAATGCGTCCAAGTGATCAGGGATTTGACGAATCAGTGATGCACCTATCAGGCGGAATGGGTCAGGTGGGCGATATTACTACCTATTACCAAGGAGATCGCAGCTATTTTGATCCGGTACTTTGGCACAACAATCAGCAAGAAAGATATGAAGGTTACTGTTCAGATATCTTCGCAGAGGAAGCGATCAATTTCATAGAGAAAAACAAGGACAAGCCGTTTTTCACCTACCTAGCCTTCAATGCACCCCACACCCCCCTTCAGGTTCCTGATGAGTACTATCAGAAATATAAGGATATTGACCCTTCCGCTGGGTTTGACGAGGATGGAAAACCGTTCTATCCCATGTCTGAAAATGACAAAGAGGACGCTCGGAAAGTCTATGCGATGGTGGAAAATATCGACGATAACCTGAAGAAGCTTTTCCAAAAGTTAGTCGAACTGGAAATTGAGGATAACACGATAGTCATCTTCATGACGGACAATGGTCCGCAGCAGCAACGCTATGTGGATGGACTGAAAGGCAAGAAAGGAAGTACTTTTCAGGGAGGAATACGGGCGCCATTTTTTATTCGTTATCCCGATGGATTTGCTGGGAACCAAGAAATCAATGCATTATCTGCCCATTTGGATGTACTGCCGACTTTGGCGGATTTGGTTGGCTTTGAAGTACCGCAGGACCGAAGGATAGATGGTCAGAGCTTGCTACCGTACATCACTGGAGAAAAAGAAAACGCAGGAAACAAAAGCTATTTCGCCTATTGGAACCGAAAATATCCAGAGCTTTACGAAAATATTTCCATTCAAAAAGGCGGCTGGAAACTGGTTGGAAATACAGGTCATAATTCTGATATAGAAGCATTTGAACTCTACGACTTAAGCAGGGATCCTTACGAAGAGAATAACCTCTCAGCAAGCAATTCTGCAAAAGCGTTGGAGCTAAAATCGGAACTTGACGAGATTTATCAGGAACTTATAAATGAAGAAAATCTAATCACGCCTCCATTAATTCAAGTAGGAAACAAAGCTGAAAACCCTATAATCCTCAATCGAAATGATGCCTCAGGTGAAAGAGGAATCTGGGCGCAGGAGGACATATTTGGTTATTGGAAAGTTGCCATTGAGCCTGGACTCTATGATATCAAATTCAAGTTTGTGAAGCCAGTTCCTTCCAAAGGAAAAATGACTTTGGAGACCGGAAACCGAGCGAATATAGAAATAGATCAGTCAACGCAGCCCGTGGATATTCTAGTGATGAAAGGTGTAAAACTGGATAAAATCGAAGGCGAATTACTTCCTTTCTATACTGTAGAAGGAAAGCGTTACTTTCCCTTTTGGGTTGAGCTGGAAAAAATCGAATAG
- a CDS encoding DEAD/DEAH box helicase yields the protein MNFSELGLSKPILEAIARAKYDSPYPIQVQAIPSILKQRDLFGIAPTGSGKTASYILPILQRMQDKPQNKGRMIPILVLVPTRELASQVAEVTENFARFLPRKVKALAVFGGVSINPQMMKIYGTDILIATPGRLLDLLSKNSLNLNQVEVLVLDEADKVLNMGFKEEVDQILAQLPKKRQNILFSATSEESVGGLIEAMLQDPVKISAAPDTVSPDLINQYAYRVPMEKKGPFLRHLINSGDWSQILVFASSIRAANNIVTKLNKNGIDALAFHGDKSQGARTEALHRFKNGKTRVLVATDLAARGIDIKFLPLVINYELPRSPKDYVHRIGRTGRAGAEGEAISLIAEEGLHHFKIIQKKMKKHVQLRSIDDIEF from the coding sequence ATGAACTTTTCCGAACTAGGACTTTCCAAACCCATACTTGAAGCTATCGCAAGAGCGAAATACGACAGTCCATACCCCATTCAGGTCCAAGCTATTCCTTCCATTTTAAAACAAAGGGACCTCTTTGGAATCGCGCCTACGGGATCAGGAAAAACGGCCTCTTATATTCTTCCCATTCTGCAGCGCATGCAGGACAAACCGCAAAACAAAGGCAGAATGATCCCAATCCTGGTGTTGGTTCCCACTCGGGAACTGGCAAGTCAGGTAGCCGAAGTGACGGAAAACTTTGCCCGCTTTCTGCCCAGGAAAGTAAAAGCATTGGCAGTATTTGGCGGGGTATCTATCAATCCCCAGATGATGAAAATCTATGGCACAGACATCCTGATAGCTACACCCGGGCGATTATTGGATTTACTTTCGAAAAACTCACTGAACTTAAATCAGGTGGAAGTCCTAGTTTTGGATGAAGCGGATAAGGTTTTAAATATGGGCTTCAAAGAAGAGGTGGATCAAATCCTAGCACAACTTCCCAAGAAACGTCAGAACATACTCTTCTCAGCTACCAGCGAAGAATCGGTCGGTGGACTTATCGAAGCAATGCTGCAAGATCCGGTCAAAATCTCCGCAGCACCAGACACTGTTTCCCCGGACCTGATCAATCAGTATGCTTACCGGGTGCCAATGGAAAAAAAGGGGCCTTTTCTCCGCCACTTGATCAATTCTGGCGATTGGTCGCAGATTTTGGTCTTTGCTTCCTCCATCAGAGCAGCAAACAATATCGTCACCAAATTGAATAAAAACGGCATAGACGCTTTGGCATTCCATGGTGACAAGAGTCAGGGAGCTCGCACAGAAGCATTGCATAGGTTTAAAAATGGCAAAACGCGAGTACTGGTAGCTACAGACCTGGCAGCCAGAGGAATAGACATCAAGTTTCTGCCTCTGGTGATCAATTATGAATTACCAAGATCTCCAAAAGACTATGTGCATAGAATCGGTAGAACTGGACGTGCAGGTGCTGAAGGAGAAGCGATATCACTGATTGCCGAGGAGGGTCTGCATCACTTCAAAATCATCCAAAAGAAGATGAAAAAGCATGTGCAGCTAAGAAGTATTGATGATATTGAGTTTTAG
- a CDS encoding cupin domain-containing protein: protein MLKNCLITILTLMTGFFAFKNELAQIKAPSSITLIESGLSWNGDSLPHYPNSKPKISILKITIPPQSELPLHFHPVINAGILLQGELLVQDEDGNSLEMKAGDPIIEVVNKKHWRVNQGNEPVEIVVFYAGSEGMKITEIVGD from the coding sequence ATGCTAAAAAACTGTTTGATCACTATCCTGACTTTAATGACTGGGTTTTTCGCTTTTAAAAACGAACTTGCCCAGATAAAAGCCCCCTCATCAATCACCCTGATCGAATCCGGGCTTTCCTGGAACGGTGACTCTTTGCCTCATTACCCGAATTCCAAACCCAAAATATCTATTTTGAAAATCACCATTCCTCCACAGAGCGAGCTACCTTTGCATTTTCACCCTGTGATTAATGCAGGCATTCTTCTTCAAGGCGAACTGTTGGTCCAGGATGAAGATGGGAATTCCCTGGAAATGAAAGCTGGTGACCCCATCATAGAAGTGGTGAACAAAAAGCACTGGAGAGTAAACCAAGGAAATGAACCAGTAGAAATCGTGGTGTTTTATGCAGGTTCAGAAGGGATGAAAATCACGGAAATAGTCGGAGACTGA
- a CDS encoding DUF7133 domain-containing protein, which translates to MQFNRILPYFFVLILLASCAKTQEGDPDNPSPARAASEELETFQLEPGFKIQLVAQEPMVQDPVFITFDEDARLWVIEMRGFMTDTLGSEEDKPIGRISVLEDLDGDGQMDKSTIYMDSLIMPRAIGFFADGVLVSENTSLWVTQDLDGDLKADTQVLLDSTYASSGNPEHSDNGLLRNVDNWYYNAKSRLRYRYQNGDWIRDTTEFRGQWGISNDDQGRLYYNYNWSQLHADLVPPNYFSRNPNHSPSTGIDHGVALERAVYPIRETPAVNRGYIPGVLSEDKRLMEFTAACSPWIYRSTLFPEEFYGNAFVAEPAGNLVKRNVLMEAGNLVDGRDPHPGKEFLASTDERFRPVDFATGPDGALYIADMYRGLIQHGEYLTPYLTEQTVGRGLVMPVHLGRIWKIVPEGKALRQTTRLSDKSNTELVEFLSDQDGWYRDMAQRLLVERGNALVKNELVNLVLNQQAEQLGRFHGLWTLEGLGLLDEALLFQVLEKEDDLLQNTAIRLLEPFALRSVQVQNRLAEVMKAAAKDASEAEALQLALSSDVLSPQAQSDVLNSILASYGSQAMIRDAMLSSLNQREFGLMQNLWKASDWTARDQNKEIFLEMLTTAVVKGGEAHEMKSLLALADSPGSELNWKQKILISGMSIQAANSKDHEPIVLQTEPSLFSRTDLPIDESRLEMLRGMFRWPGYAPSEELTAENQLDEGAMKQFALGRQKFLVGCAGCHGSDGAGAARMGPPLVGSEWVTGDERRLAMILLHGLEGPIEVAGKTYDAPDILPVMPAHATMDDGSIAAILTYIRNEWGNHAKPVSRRLVSSTRLTSQGRVYPWSADELNEHMETLPPPETK; encoded by the coding sequence ATGCAATTTAATCGCATTTTGCCCTATTTTTTTGTCCTGATCTTATTGGCTTCCTGTGCCAAGACCCAAGAAGGGGATCCGGATAATCCATCCCCAGCTCGCGCTGCTTCCGAAGAATTAGAAACCTTTCAGCTAGAACCTGGCTTTAAAATCCAACTAGTGGCTCAGGAGCCCATGGTCCAAGATCCCGTTTTCATCACATTTGATGAGGATGCCCGCCTATGGGTGATTGAGATGCGGGGCTTTATGACAGATACCCTGGGCTCAGAAGAAGATAAGCCTATAGGTAGGATTTCGGTATTGGAGGACCTGGACGGAGATGGGCAAATGGACAAAAGTACCATTTACATGGATAGCCTGATTATGCCCCGAGCCATTGGCTTTTTTGCCGATGGGGTGTTGGTGTCGGAAAATACCTCGCTCTGGGTGACCCAAGATTTGGACGGTGACCTCAAAGCCGACACGCAGGTGTTGCTGGACTCTACCTATGCGTCTTCCGGGAATCCTGAACATTCAGACAATGGCTTGCTGAGAAACGTGGATAATTGGTATTATAATGCCAAATCCAGGCTTAGATACCGGTATCAAAACGGAGATTGGATCCGGGATACCACCGAGTTTCGCGGGCAATGGGGAATCTCCAATGATGATCAGGGAAGGCTTTACTACAATTACAACTGGTCGCAGCTTCATGCAGATTTGGTGCCGCCAAATTACTTTTCCAGAAACCCTAACCATAGCCCATCCACAGGCATAGATCATGGAGTGGCGCTGGAGCGTGCTGTTTACCCTATTCGGGAAACCCCAGCTGTAAACAGAGGCTACATCCCCGGTGTGCTAAGTGAGGATAAACGTTTGATGGAGTTTACTGCTGCATGTTCACCTTGGATTTATAGATCTACACTTTTTCCGGAGGAATTTTATGGCAATGCCTTTGTAGCCGAGCCGGCAGGGAATCTGGTGAAGCGGAACGTTTTGATGGAGGCAGGTAACCTAGTAGATGGGAGAGACCCACATCCGGGAAAGGAATTTTTGGCTTCCACAGATGAGCGCTTTAGGCCAGTGGATTTTGCTACGGGTCCGGATGGTGCACTTTACATCGCGGATATGTACAGGGGTTTGATCCAGCATGGAGAATATTTGACGCCCTACCTGACGGAGCAGACGGTGGGTAGAGGACTGGTCATGCCGGTTCATCTGGGAAGAATCTGGAAGATAGTCCCTGAAGGGAAAGCGCTTCGGCAAACGACCAGGCTTTCTGATAAAAGTAATACTGAACTAGTTGAGTTTCTATCTGATCAGGATGGTTGGTATAGAGATATGGCTCAGCGGCTCTTGGTGGAGCGAGGAAATGCTCTAGTGAAAAATGAGTTAGTTAACTTGGTGTTAAACCAGCAGGCAGAGCAACTGGGTAGGTTTCACGGGCTTTGGACGCTGGAGGGCTTAGGTTTGCTCGATGAAGCGTTGCTTTTTCAGGTGTTGGAAAAGGAGGATGATTTACTCCAAAACACTGCGATACGTTTGCTAGAGCCTTTTGCTTTGCGCTCAGTGCAAGTTCAAAACAGGCTGGCCGAGGTGATGAAAGCTGCCGCCAAAGATGCTTCTGAGGCAGAAGCTCTGCAGTTGGCGCTAAGTAGCGATGTCTTATCGCCTCAAGCGCAGAGCGATGTGCTTAATTCTATTCTAGCCAGCTATGGATCGCAGGCAATGATACGTGATGCCATGCTCAGCAGCTTGAACCAGCGGGAGTTTGGCTTGATGCAAAACCTTTGGAAGGCTTCAGACTGGACAGCTCGCGACCAAAACAAGGAGATTTTTCTGGAAATGCTCACTACGGCAGTGGTGAAAGGAGGAGAAGCTCATGAGATGAAATCGCTCCTGGCACTAGCTGACAGCCCTGGGAGTGAGTTAAACTGGAAACAGAAAATTCTCATTTCAGGTATGTCCATTCAAGCGGCGAATTCCAAAGATCATGAGCCTATCGTACTTCAGACCGAGCCATCTTTGTTTAGTAGAACTGATTTGCCCATAGATGAAAGCCGATTGGAAATGCTCAGGGGGATGTTTCGATGGCCTGGCTATGCGCCCTCGGAAGAGTTGACTGCTGAAAATCAGCTCGATGAAGGAGCGATGAAGCAATTTGCGCTGGGACGGCAGAAGTTTTTGGTAGGCTGCGCTGGGTGCCATGGATCAGACGGTGCAGGGGCTGCCCGGATGGGGCCACCACTGGTGGGGTCGGAATGGGTGACGGGAGATGAGCGAAGGCTGGCCATGATTTTATTACATGGCTTGGAAGGACCTATTGAAGTAGCAGGAAAAACCTATGACGCTCCGGATATTTTGCCGGTCATGCCCGCTCATGCCACCATGGATGATGGAAGTATTGCTGCGATTTTGACGTATATTAGAAATGAATGGGGCAATCACGCCAAGCCGGTATCCCGTCGCCTGGTTTCGTCCACCAGACTCACCTCACAAGGCAGAGTGTACCCCTGGAGTGCTGATGAACTGAACGAACACATGGAGACTTTGCCTCCGCCAGAAACAAAATAA
- a CDS encoding sugar phosphate isomerase/epimerase family protein, translating to MPQDQLSTKRNEKSFPRRDFLKSASLGTLALALPFSSLPAFLKDMPMGIVVHSYAARWHSKADSQKYPAFDDAIELMEHSKSIGAGGIQVTLNGWSKDFGKQVRAKREQLDMYLEGSIGLPKSTDQIADFEKEVLAAKEAGASVLRTACLSGRRYVNFHTKADFLAFKKNAIRSIELAEPIVRKHKMKLAVENHKDWAAEELVQIIKSIGSEWVGVTLDFGNNVSFLEKPMEVIKTLAPYAFSTHVKDMGIKEYPKGFLLSEVPLGEGVIDLKAAVEMCRKYNPDINFSLEMITRDPLEIPYLTEGYWATFDRFSPSELEQVKERIAQYSFEGELPQVTGLSAEQQLAFEEENVQKCLAYSRSLLHL from the coding sequence ATGCCCCAGGATCAACTATCTACTAAAAGAAATGAAAAGTCCTTTCCTAGAAGAGATTTTCTGAAATCTGCCAGTCTGGGTACCCTAGCCCTGGCACTTCCATTTTCTTCACTTCCGGCATTTCTGAAAGATATGCCGATGGGCATAGTCGTACATTCTTATGCTGCCAGATGGCACTCAAAGGCTGACAGCCAAAAGTATCCGGCTTTCGATGACGCCATCGAGCTCATGGAGCATAGCAAATCCATTGGCGCCGGAGGGATTCAGGTGACACTAAATGGCTGGAGCAAAGACTTTGGCAAGCAAGTAAGAGCCAAGCGGGAACAACTGGATATGTATCTGGAAGGAAGCATAGGACTGCCAAAATCCACTGACCAAATCGCTGATTTCGAAAAGGAAGTACTGGCAGCAAAGGAAGCGGGAGCATCGGTGCTCCGGACAGCCTGTCTGAGTGGTCGACGCTATGTGAATTTCCATACCAAAGCAGACTTTTTAGCCTTTAAGAAAAATGCAATCCGTTCCATAGAATTGGCAGAGCCGATCGTGCGTAAGCATAAAATGAAATTAGCGGTAGAAAACCACAAAGACTGGGCTGCCGAGGAACTAGTACAGATCATCAAATCCATAGGAAGCGAATGGGTGGGAGTGACCCTGGATTTCGGGAATAATGTGTCTTTTCTGGAGAAGCCCATGGAAGTGATCAAAACGCTTGCTCCTTACGCCTTTTCTACCCATGTGAAAGACATGGGGATTAAGGAATATCCCAAAGGATTTTTGCTCTCTGAAGTGCCGCTGGGTGAGGGAGTGATAGACCTGAAAGCTGCTGTGGAAATGTGCAGAAAATACAACCCAGACATTAATTTCAGTCTGGAGATGATTACCCGGGATCCCTTAGAAATCCCGTATTTGACCGAAGGGTACTGGGCTACCTTTGATCGCTTTTCCCCATCAGAACTTGAGCAAGTGAAGGAGAGGATCGCCCAGTATTCCTTTGAGGGGGAATTGCCGCAGGTTACCGGTCTTAGCGCAGAGCAGCAGCTTGCTTTTGAGGAGGAAAATGTTCAGAAATGCCTAGCCTATAGTAGGAGTTTGCTTCATCTTTAA
- a CDS encoding SDR family NAD(P)-dependent oxidoreductase has protein sequence MSQENTSKLPGIKLFDLSGRTAIITGGSKGLGLAMAEGLASVGANVMLVSRTKEETEAAAKQIEGSYGVKALGFAGDVTKKADMEKMAKVAFDTFGSIDVLINSAGINIRGTIDELELEEFSKVMDINVTGTWLACRAVTPYMKKGGKGSIINLASTLGVVGLANRTPYCSSKGAVVQMTRALGLEFAPFNINVNAICPGPFLTEMNLPIADTEEGKKFVVGATALGRWGRLEEIQGAAIYLASEAGSYMVGSMLTVDGGWTAR, from the coding sequence ATGAGTCAAGAAAACACCTCAAAATTACCTGGAATCAAACTTTTTGATCTGAGTGGAAGAACTGCTATAATCACCGGTGGGTCCAAGGGCCTCGGGCTGGCGATGGCAGAAGGACTTGCTTCCGTTGGGGCGAATGTGATGCTGGTCAGCAGAACAAAAGAAGAAACGGAGGCTGCTGCAAAGCAAATTGAGGGCAGTTATGGTGTGAAGGCACTGGGATTCGCAGGTGATGTGACCAAGAAAGCAGATATGGAAAAAATGGCCAAAGTAGCCTTTGATACTTTTGGCAGTATAGATGTGCTCATAAATAGTGCGGGAATCAATATTCGGGGGACGATAGATGAACTGGAGTTAGAGGAGTTCAGCAAGGTGATGGACATCAATGTGACGGGTACTTGGTTGGCCTGCAGGGCGGTAACTCCTTATATGAAAAAGGGAGGAAAAGGAAGTATCATCAATCTGGCGAGTACACTGGGCGTGGTGGGATTAGCCAATCGAACTCCCTACTGCTCCAGCAAAGGGGCAGTGGTCCAGATGACCCGAGCTTTGGGACTTGAATTTGCTCCTTTTAATATCAACGTCAACGCGATTTGTCCTGGACCTTTTTTGACAGAAATGAACTTACCTATAGCAGATACCGAAGAGGGAAAGAAGTTTGTGGTAGGGGCTACAGCACTTGGCCGATGGGGTCGATTGGAGGAAATTCAAGGTGCGGCAATTTACCTGGCTTCGGAAGCCGGATCCTATATGGTAGGTTCCATGCTGACCGTGGATGGAGGCTGGACTGCTAGATAA